A window from Larimichthys crocea isolate SSNF chromosome XXIII, L_crocea_2.0, whole genome shotgun sequence encodes these proteins:
- the spata13 gene encoding spermatogenesis-associated protein 13 isoform X1, producing MSRAEQKDRVLSTSEDPLKCLHNSKADPLLRSRPLSDIYPFHGHADRGAVPYLLSGCGAQIQPMTAGPNESRLNGINSSAWSAPVIGQPEGKPYSSRIMKLFSNSKKGPIPAHSPTTDCSTSNQSSDSNGAQPWPGLSGLGVVDSFKKLRSSVLQGIQSRGAVPSDGEHVPSSNQEMANGTGVDDARNHFKLAEGHSCSNGNLTDQKLVMSQYGSDIEDYDDEENDEGDGLRRNTRFSRSIRRAYGAGRISLLDTVNGRVAGRSASEAARGQKLDQTSSSNTQPDNVNENTNVKALSRMSKSAENLHIFKAPFRLKAPSPGPSSPLEDPQRTSMSNGTPSIQRTASASSVDLRGRKKSPVKTKGPMLKLVGSMTDLTVRRKRSPSPNPTSPSLMSPLSRLHDDYSRRVPCLTTSERQRRPSPIRARVLSVGHTPLVLPQPAYDVGPQQHQVLISPVVVEPPERTEATLPGISAHYESAECDSSPLNQKEPSQQQEQTEMIPNEVTSDQQRQEAPLQTEDVSPTTSSTPAVSPTCLPEPPTSTSSPTDTSPTSSTETASVKSRRRSGRPRPRPISDYGQLISRKHSIPEEVAELRAEERTANALLHKDCSGDDSFENGESPESCSMNGDIQGRRQRPISVIGVVDLFPPDAEEKDDSLPSPLSRPPIPSHQVPPYRAVSARFRPSTLSQSTPIGLDRVGRRKLHRVLSDGMSECSATLDDSVSEEEEGSFDELTDVTPHLQPGVELSVLNEWISSGHAVNAEALWDHVTMEEQELAFKAGDVIRVLDASHTDWWWGRGADREAWFPSSFVRVRVNQEDSSAESVESVADQENPSPRDTHSAQHKEQMRTNVVQEIMNTERIYIKHLKDICEGYIRQCRKHPDMFTELQLKTIFSNIEDLYKFQRQFLRDLEKKYNKDQPHLSEIGSCFLMQGEGFSIYSDYCNTHPAACAELQRLMKSGKYKHFFEACRLLQQMINISIAGFLLTPVQKICKYPLQLGELLKYTPKDHSDYSGVSKAYEAMKNVASLINERKRRLESVDTIAHWQVAILHWEGSDVLERSSELIHSGEMTRIVRQGKMQQRSFFLFDHQLVFCKKDVLRRDLLHYRDRLDMDQTEVVDVPDGRDLDLGLTLRNALRLRNAFTLEFMCVLCCRKPQDKQRWLEAFAKERYRVKEDQEMGMEISAEQRKQAIVNARRAKQGKSKSIGYSGSVPPHHQNLHPLHQRHITIPTSVPQQQVFSLAEPPKRKPYHLLYNITRSAFFRK from the exons ATGAGCAGG gCAGAACAAAAAGACAGGGTCTTGTCCACAAGCGAAGACCCCCTGAAGTGCCTCCACAACTCTAAAGCTGACCCGCTGCTTCGAAGCCGACCCCTCAGTGATATATATCCATTCCACGGTCATGCtgacagaggtgcagtcccATATTTGCTGTCTGGGTGTGGCGCCCAAATACAGCCGATGACTGCAGGTCCTAATGAAAGCAGACTGAATGGTATTAACTCCTCCGCCTGGTCCGCCCCTGTTATAGGTCAACCCGAGGGAAAACCCTACTCGTCAAGAATTATGAAGCTTTTTTCTAACTCAAAGAAGGGTCCTATCCCTGCTCACAGTCCAACCACTGACTGTTCCACCTCAAATCAGAGCAGCGACAGCAACGGCGCCCAGCCCTGGCCAGGACTTTCAGGACTGGGTGTTGTGGACTCTTTCAAAAAACTCCGCTCCTCTGTGCTCCAGGGTATACAGAGTAGAGGGGCAGTACCCAGTGATGGAGAGCACGTCCCTTCATCGAATCAGGAAATGGCTAATGGCACTGGTGTAGATGATGCAAGAAATCATTTCAAGTTGGCAGAGGGACACAGTTGTTCTAATGGAAATCTTACTGACCAAAAGTTGGTGATGAGCCAATATGGATCAGATATTGAGGACTACGATGATGAGGAAAATGATGAAGGAGATGGTCTCAGACGCAACACACGATTCTCAAGGAGTATCAGGAGAGCGTACGGAGCAGGAAGGATTTCTTTACTCGACACAGTGAATGGGAGAGTAGCAGGAAGAAGCGCAAGTGAAGCTGCACGCGGTCAGAAACTAGATCAGACATCCAGTTCGAACACCCAACCAGACAACGTGAATGAGAACACAAATGTGAAGGCGCTGAGCAGAATGAGCAAAAGTGCAGAAAATCTTCATATATTTAAGGCACCTTTCAGACTCAAAGCCCCATCTCCAGGACCTTCCTCGCCTCTGGAAGACCCACAGAGGACTAGCATGTCAAACGGGACGCCGAGCATCCAGAGGACAGCCAGCGCCTCCTCTGTGGACCTCCGGGGCCGCAAGAAGAGCCCTGTGAAGACCAAGGGGCCGATGCTGAAGCTGGTAGGCAGCATGACTGATCTGACTGTCCGACGCAAGCGAAGTCCCTCCCCCAATCCCACATCTCCATCTCTCATGTCACCCCTGAGCCGTCTCCACGACGACTACTCCCGCCGCGTGCCTTGCCTAACGACCAGCGAACGACAGCGCCGGCCCTCGCCCATCAGAGCCCGGGTCTTGTCTGTCGGACACACCCCTCTTGTTCTTCCACAGCCTGCGTACGATGTAGGCCCACAGCAGCACCAGGTTCTTATCAGCCCGGTTGTTGTGGAGCCCCCAGAGAGAACAGAGGCGACTTTACCTGGTATCTCTGCTCATTATGAATCGGCAGAATGCGATTCATCTCCACTCAACCAAAAAGAGCCttcacaacaacaagaacagacTGAGATGATACCAAACGAG GTGACATCAGACCAACAAAGGCAAGAGGCACCTCTCCAAACAGAAGACGTCTCTCCAACAACCAGTAGCACCCCTGCTGTCTCTCCAACATGCCTCCCAGAGCCACCCACATCGACCTCATCTCCCACAGATACATCCCCAACCTCTTCCACAGAAACAGCCTCCGTCAAGTCCAGACGAAGGAGTGGGCGCCCGAGACCTCGGCCCATCTCTGACTATGGCCAGCTCATTTCCAGAAAGCACTCCATTCCTGAGGAAGTGGCAGAACTGCGAGCTGAAGAAAGGACCGCAAACGCATTGTTGCATAAAGACTGTAGTGGTGATGATTCATTTGAGAATGGGGAAAGTCCTGAGAGCTGCAGCATGAACGGAGACATTCAGGGCCGGAGGCAGCGACCAATCTCAGTGATAGGAGTTGTGGATCTGTTCCCTCCTGATGCCGAGGAGAAGGACGACAGCCTTCCATCT cctctgtcGCGGCCGCCCATCCCCTCCCACCAGGTGCCCCCCTACCGAGCAGTGTCAGCCAGGTTTcgcccctccaccctctcccaGAGCACCCCCATCGGACTGGACCGCGTTGGACGGCGTAAGCTCCACAGAGTGCTCAGTG ATGGTATGTCTGAGTGCTCAGCAACACTTGATGACAGCgtgagtgaggaggaggagggcagctTTGATGAGCTCACTGATGTCACGCCCCACCTCCAGCCAGGGGTGGAGCTCTCCGTGCTCAACGAG TGGATAAGCTCTGGCCATGCGGTGAATGCTGAGGCTCTCTGGGACCATGTGACCatggaggagcaggagctggCCTTCAAAGCTGGGGATGTTATCCGCGTTCTGGATGCCTCGCATACGGACTGGTGGTGGGGCAGGGGAGCTGACAGGGAGGCCTGGTTCCCCTCCAGCTTTGTGAGG GTCCGAGTGAACCAGGAGGACTCGAGTGCAGAAAGTGTGGAGAGTGTAGCAGACCAGGAAAATCCATCTCCCAGGGACACGCACAGCGCTCAGCACAAAGAGCAGATGAGAACCAACGTTGTTCAGGAAATCATGAATACTGAACGTATTTACATCAAACACCTAAAGGACATCTGTGAG GGTTACATCCGTCAGTGCCGCAAACACCCGGACATGTTCACTGAGCTGCAGTTGAAGACCATCTTCAGTAACATAGAGGACCTTTACAAGTTTCAGAGGCAGTTTCTCAGAGACCTGGAGAAGAAGTACAACAAAGACCAACCACATCTCAGTGAAATAGGCTCTTGTTTTCTCATGCAG GGAGAAGGATTCTCTATCTACTCAGACTACTGTAACACTCATCCAGCAGCCTGTGCTGAGCTTCAGCGCCTCATGAAGTCAGGCAAATATAAGCATTTCTTTGAGGCCTGCCGGCTCCTCCAGCAGATGATTAACATTTCCATTGCGGGTTTCTTGCTCACGCCCGTCCAGAAGATCTGTAAATACCCTTTACAGCTGGGAGAGCTGCTCAAGTACACCCCCAAAGACCACAG TGACTACAGCGGAGTGAGCAAAGCGTACGAGGCTATGAAGAATGTGGCCAGTCTGATAAATGAGAGGAAGAGACGACTCGAGAGTGTTGACACCATCGCTCACTGGCAGGTGGCCATTCTGCACTGGGAG GGCTCTGATGTGCTGGAGCGCAGCTCAGAGCTCATCCACTCCGGCGAGATGACTCGAATCGTCCGACAAGGCAAAATGCAACAGCGCAGCTTCTTCCTGTTTGACCACCAGTTGGTCTTCTGTAAAAAAGACGTCCTGCGAAGAGACCTGCTCCACTACCGGGACCGGCTGGATATGGACCAGACCGAGGTGGTGGATGTGCCCGACGGGCGGGACCTGGACCTGGGTCTGACCCTGAGGAATGCTCTGCGCCTGCGAAACGCCTTCACTCTGGAGTTTATGTGCGTGCTGTGCTGCAGGAAGCCCCAGGACAAGCAGAGGTGGTTAGAGGCCTTTGCCAAGGAGAGATACAGAGTCAAGGAAGACCAAGAAATGG GGATGGAGATCAGTGCAGAGCAAAGAAAACAGGCCATTGTTAATGCCAGAAGAGCCAAACAGGGGAAGAGCAAAT CCATCGGTTACTCTGGTTCTGTCCCACCACACCACCAAAACCTTCACCCGCTTCACCAGCGTCACATCACCATTCCAACCAGCGTGCCTCAGCAGCAGGTCTTTTCACTGGCCGAGCCCCCAAAACGAAAGCCTTATCACCTGTTGTACAACATCACCCGCAGCGCTTTTTTCAGGAAATGA
- the spata13 gene encoding spermatogenesis-associated protein 13 isoform X2: MTAGPNESRLNGINSSAWSAPVIGQPEGKPYSSRIMKLFSNSKKGPIPAHSPTTDCSTSNQSSDSNGAQPWPGLSGLGVVDSFKKLRSSVLQGIQSRGAVPSDGEHVPSSNQEMANGTGVDDARNHFKLAEGHSCSNGNLTDQKLVMSQYGSDIEDYDDEENDEGDGLRRNTRFSRSIRRAYGAGRISLLDTVNGRVAGRSASEAARGQKLDQTSSSNTQPDNVNENTNVKALSRMSKSAENLHIFKAPFRLKAPSPGPSSPLEDPQRTSMSNGTPSIQRTASASSVDLRGRKKSPVKTKGPMLKLVGSMTDLTVRRKRSPSPNPTSPSLMSPLSRLHDDYSRRVPCLTTSERQRRPSPIRARVLSVGHTPLVLPQPAYDVGPQQHQVLISPVVVEPPERTEATLPGISAHYESAECDSSPLNQKEPSQQQEQTEMIPNEVTSDQQRQEAPLQTEDVSPTTSSTPAVSPTCLPEPPTSTSSPTDTSPTSSTETASVKSRRRSGRPRPRPISDYGQLISRKHSIPEEVAELRAEERTANALLHKDCSGDDSFENGESPESCSMNGDIQGRRQRPISVIGVVDLFPPDAEEKDDSLPSPLSRPPIPSHQVPPYRAVSARFRPSTLSQSTPIGLDRVGRRKLHRVLSDGMSECSATLDDSVSEEEEGSFDELTDVTPHLQPGVELSVLNEWISSGHAVNAEALWDHVTMEEQELAFKAGDVIRVLDASHTDWWWGRGADREAWFPSSFVRVRVNQEDSSAESVESVADQENPSPRDTHSAQHKEQMRTNVVQEIMNTERIYIKHLKDICEGYIRQCRKHPDMFTELQLKTIFSNIEDLYKFQRQFLRDLEKKYNKDQPHLSEIGSCFLMQGEGFSIYSDYCNTHPAACAELQRLMKSGKYKHFFEACRLLQQMINISIAGFLLTPVQKICKYPLQLGELLKYTPKDHSDYSGVSKAYEAMKNVASLINERKRRLESVDTIAHWQVAILHWEGSDVLERSSELIHSGEMTRIVRQGKMQQRSFFLFDHQLVFCKKDVLRRDLLHYRDRLDMDQTEVVDVPDGRDLDLGLTLRNALRLRNAFTLEFMCVLCCRKPQDKQRWLEAFAKERYRVKEDQEMGMEISAEQRKQAIVNARRAKQGKSKSIGYSGSVPPHHQNLHPLHQRHITIPTSVPQQQVFSLAEPPKRKPYHLLYNITRSAFFRK, from the exons ATGACTGCAGGTCCTAATGAAAGCAGACTGAATGGTATTAACTCCTCCGCCTGGTCCGCCCCTGTTATAGGTCAACCCGAGGGAAAACCCTACTCGTCAAGAATTATGAAGCTTTTTTCTAACTCAAAGAAGGGTCCTATCCCTGCTCACAGTCCAACCACTGACTGTTCCACCTCAAATCAGAGCAGCGACAGCAACGGCGCCCAGCCCTGGCCAGGACTTTCAGGACTGGGTGTTGTGGACTCTTTCAAAAAACTCCGCTCCTCTGTGCTCCAGGGTATACAGAGTAGAGGGGCAGTACCCAGTGATGGAGAGCACGTCCCTTCATCGAATCAGGAAATGGCTAATGGCACTGGTGTAGATGATGCAAGAAATCATTTCAAGTTGGCAGAGGGACACAGTTGTTCTAATGGAAATCTTACTGACCAAAAGTTGGTGATGAGCCAATATGGATCAGATATTGAGGACTACGATGATGAGGAAAATGATGAAGGAGATGGTCTCAGACGCAACACACGATTCTCAAGGAGTATCAGGAGAGCGTACGGAGCAGGAAGGATTTCTTTACTCGACACAGTGAATGGGAGAGTAGCAGGAAGAAGCGCAAGTGAAGCTGCACGCGGTCAGAAACTAGATCAGACATCCAGTTCGAACACCCAACCAGACAACGTGAATGAGAACACAAATGTGAAGGCGCTGAGCAGAATGAGCAAAAGTGCAGAAAATCTTCATATATTTAAGGCACCTTTCAGACTCAAAGCCCCATCTCCAGGACCTTCCTCGCCTCTGGAAGACCCACAGAGGACTAGCATGTCAAACGGGACGCCGAGCATCCAGAGGACAGCCAGCGCCTCCTCTGTGGACCTCCGGGGCCGCAAGAAGAGCCCTGTGAAGACCAAGGGGCCGATGCTGAAGCTGGTAGGCAGCATGACTGATCTGACTGTCCGACGCAAGCGAAGTCCCTCCCCCAATCCCACATCTCCATCTCTCATGTCACCCCTGAGCCGTCTCCACGACGACTACTCCCGCCGCGTGCCTTGCCTAACGACCAGCGAACGACAGCGCCGGCCCTCGCCCATCAGAGCCCGGGTCTTGTCTGTCGGACACACCCCTCTTGTTCTTCCACAGCCTGCGTACGATGTAGGCCCACAGCAGCACCAGGTTCTTATCAGCCCGGTTGTTGTGGAGCCCCCAGAGAGAACAGAGGCGACTTTACCTGGTATCTCTGCTCATTATGAATCGGCAGAATGCGATTCATCTCCACTCAACCAAAAAGAGCCttcacaacaacaagaacagacTGAGATGATACCAAACGAG GTGACATCAGACCAACAAAGGCAAGAGGCACCTCTCCAAACAGAAGACGTCTCTCCAACAACCAGTAGCACCCCTGCTGTCTCTCCAACATGCCTCCCAGAGCCACCCACATCGACCTCATCTCCCACAGATACATCCCCAACCTCTTCCACAGAAACAGCCTCCGTCAAGTCCAGACGAAGGAGTGGGCGCCCGAGACCTCGGCCCATCTCTGACTATGGCCAGCTCATTTCCAGAAAGCACTCCATTCCTGAGGAAGTGGCAGAACTGCGAGCTGAAGAAAGGACCGCAAACGCATTGTTGCATAAAGACTGTAGTGGTGATGATTCATTTGAGAATGGGGAAAGTCCTGAGAGCTGCAGCATGAACGGAGACATTCAGGGCCGGAGGCAGCGACCAATCTCAGTGATAGGAGTTGTGGATCTGTTCCCTCCTGATGCCGAGGAGAAGGACGACAGCCTTCCATCT cctctgtcGCGGCCGCCCATCCCCTCCCACCAGGTGCCCCCCTACCGAGCAGTGTCAGCCAGGTTTcgcccctccaccctctcccaGAGCACCCCCATCGGACTGGACCGCGTTGGACGGCGTAAGCTCCACAGAGTGCTCAGTG ATGGTATGTCTGAGTGCTCAGCAACACTTGATGACAGCgtgagtgaggaggaggagggcagctTTGATGAGCTCACTGATGTCACGCCCCACCTCCAGCCAGGGGTGGAGCTCTCCGTGCTCAACGAG TGGATAAGCTCTGGCCATGCGGTGAATGCTGAGGCTCTCTGGGACCATGTGACCatggaggagcaggagctggCCTTCAAAGCTGGGGATGTTATCCGCGTTCTGGATGCCTCGCATACGGACTGGTGGTGGGGCAGGGGAGCTGACAGGGAGGCCTGGTTCCCCTCCAGCTTTGTGAGG GTCCGAGTGAACCAGGAGGACTCGAGTGCAGAAAGTGTGGAGAGTGTAGCAGACCAGGAAAATCCATCTCCCAGGGACACGCACAGCGCTCAGCACAAAGAGCAGATGAGAACCAACGTTGTTCAGGAAATCATGAATACTGAACGTATTTACATCAAACACCTAAAGGACATCTGTGAG GGTTACATCCGTCAGTGCCGCAAACACCCGGACATGTTCACTGAGCTGCAGTTGAAGACCATCTTCAGTAACATAGAGGACCTTTACAAGTTTCAGAGGCAGTTTCTCAGAGACCTGGAGAAGAAGTACAACAAAGACCAACCACATCTCAGTGAAATAGGCTCTTGTTTTCTCATGCAG GGAGAAGGATTCTCTATCTACTCAGACTACTGTAACACTCATCCAGCAGCCTGTGCTGAGCTTCAGCGCCTCATGAAGTCAGGCAAATATAAGCATTTCTTTGAGGCCTGCCGGCTCCTCCAGCAGATGATTAACATTTCCATTGCGGGTTTCTTGCTCACGCCCGTCCAGAAGATCTGTAAATACCCTTTACAGCTGGGAGAGCTGCTCAAGTACACCCCCAAAGACCACAG TGACTACAGCGGAGTGAGCAAAGCGTACGAGGCTATGAAGAATGTGGCCAGTCTGATAAATGAGAGGAAGAGACGACTCGAGAGTGTTGACACCATCGCTCACTGGCAGGTGGCCATTCTGCACTGGGAG GGCTCTGATGTGCTGGAGCGCAGCTCAGAGCTCATCCACTCCGGCGAGATGACTCGAATCGTCCGACAAGGCAAAATGCAACAGCGCAGCTTCTTCCTGTTTGACCACCAGTTGGTCTTCTGTAAAAAAGACGTCCTGCGAAGAGACCTGCTCCACTACCGGGACCGGCTGGATATGGACCAGACCGAGGTGGTGGATGTGCCCGACGGGCGGGACCTGGACCTGGGTCTGACCCTGAGGAATGCTCTGCGCCTGCGAAACGCCTTCACTCTGGAGTTTATGTGCGTGCTGTGCTGCAGGAAGCCCCAGGACAAGCAGAGGTGGTTAGAGGCCTTTGCCAAGGAGAGATACAGAGTCAAGGAAGACCAAGAAATGG GGATGGAGATCAGTGCAGAGCAAAGAAAACAGGCCATTGTTAATGCCAGAAGAGCCAAACAGGGGAAGAGCAAAT CCATCGGTTACTCTGGTTCTGTCCCACCACACCACCAAAACCTTCACCCGCTTCACCAGCGTCACATCACCATTCCAACCAGCGTGCCTCAGCAGCAGGTCTTTTCACTGGCCGAGCCCCCAAAACGAAAGCCTTATCACCTGTTGTACAACATCACCCGCAGCGCTTTTTTCAGGAAATGA
- the spata13 gene encoding spermatogenesis-associated protein 13 isoform X3, with amino-acid sequence MVLVHCVPFQCICRGPDSDRENQEVTSDQQRQEAPLQTEDVSPTTSSTPAVSPTCLPEPPTSTSSPTDTSPTSSTETASVKSRRRSGRPRPRPISDYGQLISRKHSIPEEVAELRAEERTANALLHKDCSGDDSFENGESPESCSMNGDIQGRRQRPISVIGVVDLFPPDAEEKDDSLPSPLSRPPIPSHQVPPYRAVSARFRPSTLSQSTPIGLDRVGRRKLHRVLSDGMSECSATLDDSVSEEEEGSFDELTDVTPHLQPGVELSVLNEWISSGHAVNAEALWDHVTMEEQELAFKAGDVIRVLDASHTDWWWGRGADREAWFPSSFVRVRVNQEDSSAESVESVADQENPSPRDTHSAQHKEQMRTNVVQEIMNTERIYIKHLKDICEGYIRQCRKHPDMFTELQLKTIFSNIEDLYKFQRQFLRDLEKKYNKDQPHLSEIGSCFLMQGEGFSIYSDYCNTHPAACAELQRLMKSGKYKHFFEACRLLQQMINISIAGFLLTPVQKICKYPLQLGELLKYTPKDHSDYSGVSKAYEAMKNVASLINERKRRLESVDTIAHWQVAILHWEGSDVLERSSELIHSGEMTRIVRQGKMQQRSFFLFDHQLVFCKKDVLRRDLLHYRDRLDMDQTEVVDVPDGRDLDLGLTLRNALRLRNAFTLEFMCVLCCRKPQDKQRWLEAFAKERYRVKEDQEMGMEISAEQRKQAIVNARRAKQGKSKSIGYSGSVPPHHQNLHPLHQRHITIPTSVPQQQVFSLAEPPKRKPYHLLYNITRSAFFRK; translated from the exons ATGGTGCTAGTCCACTGCGTGCCTTTCCAGTGTATATGCCGGGGGCCGGACTCAGATCGAGAAAACCAAGAG GTGACATCAGACCAACAAAGGCAAGAGGCACCTCTCCAAACAGAAGACGTCTCTCCAACAACCAGTAGCACCCCTGCTGTCTCTCCAACATGCCTCCCAGAGCCACCCACATCGACCTCATCTCCCACAGATACATCCCCAACCTCTTCCACAGAAACAGCCTCCGTCAAGTCCAGACGAAGGAGTGGGCGCCCGAGACCTCGGCCCATCTCTGACTATGGCCAGCTCATTTCCAGAAAGCACTCCATTCCTGAGGAAGTGGCAGAACTGCGAGCTGAAGAAAGGACCGCAAACGCATTGTTGCATAAAGACTGTAGTGGTGATGATTCATTTGAGAATGGGGAAAGTCCTGAGAGCTGCAGCATGAACGGAGACATTCAGGGCCGGAGGCAGCGACCAATCTCAGTGATAGGAGTTGTGGATCTGTTCCCTCCTGATGCCGAGGAGAAGGACGACAGCCTTCCATCT cctctgtcGCGGCCGCCCATCCCCTCCCACCAGGTGCCCCCCTACCGAGCAGTGTCAGCCAGGTTTcgcccctccaccctctcccaGAGCACCCCCATCGGACTGGACCGCGTTGGACGGCGTAAGCTCCACAGAGTGCTCAGTG ATGGTATGTCTGAGTGCTCAGCAACACTTGATGACAGCgtgagtgaggaggaggagggcagctTTGATGAGCTCACTGATGTCACGCCCCACCTCCAGCCAGGGGTGGAGCTCTCCGTGCTCAACGAG TGGATAAGCTCTGGCCATGCGGTGAATGCTGAGGCTCTCTGGGACCATGTGACCatggaggagcaggagctggCCTTCAAAGCTGGGGATGTTATCCGCGTTCTGGATGCCTCGCATACGGACTGGTGGTGGGGCAGGGGAGCTGACAGGGAGGCCTGGTTCCCCTCCAGCTTTGTGAGG GTCCGAGTGAACCAGGAGGACTCGAGTGCAGAAAGTGTGGAGAGTGTAGCAGACCAGGAAAATCCATCTCCCAGGGACACGCACAGCGCTCAGCACAAAGAGCAGATGAGAACCAACGTTGTTCAGGAAATCATGAATACTGAACGTATTTACATCAAACACCTAAAGGACATCTGTGAG GGTTACATCCGTCAGTGCCGCAAACACCCGGACATGTTCACTGAGCTGCAGTTGAAGACCATCTTCAGTAACATAGAGGACCTTTACAAGTTTCAGAGGCAGTTTCTCAGAGACCTGGAGAAGAAGTACAACAAAGACCAACCACATCTCAGTGAAATAGGCTCTTGTTTTCTCATGCAG GGAGAAGGATTCTCTATCTACTCAGACTACTGTAACACTCATCCAGCAGCCTGTGCTGAGCTTCAGCGCCTCATGAAGTCAGGCAAATATAAGCATTTCTTTGAGGCCTGCCGGCTCCTCCAGCAGATGATTAACATTTCCATTGCGGGTTTCTTGCTCACGCCCGTCCAGAAGATCTGTAAATACCCTTTACAGCTGGGAGAGCTGCTCAAGTACACCCCCAAAGACCACAG TGACTACAGCGGAGTGAGCAAAGCGTACGAGGCTATGAAGAATGTGGCCAGTCTGATAAATGAGAGGAAGAGACGACTCGAGAGTGTTGACACCATCGCTCACTGGCAGGTGGCCATTCTGCACTGGGAG GGCTCTGATGTGCTGGAGCGCAGCTCAGAGCTCATCCACTCCGGCGAGATGACTCGAATCGTCCGACAAGGCAAAATGCAACAGCGCAGCTTCTTCCTGTTTGACCACCAGTTGGTCTTCTGTAAAAAAGACGTCCTGCGAAGAGACCTGCTCCACTACCGGGACCGGCTGGATATGGACCAGACCGAGGTGGTGGATGTGCCCGACGGGCGGGACCTGGACCTGGGTCTGACCCTGAGGAATGCTCTGCGCCTGCGAAACGCCTTCACTCTGGAGTTTATGTGCGTGCTGTGCTGCAGGAAGCCCCAGGACAAGCAGAGGTGGTTAGAGGCCTTTGCCAAGGAGAGATACAGAGTCAAGGAAGACCAAGAAATGG GGATGGAGATCAGTGCAGAGCAAAGAAAACAGGCCATTGTTAATGCCAGAAGAGCCAAACAGGGGAAGAGCAAAT CCATCGGTTACTCTGGTTCTGTCCCACCACACCACCAAAACCTTCACCCGCTTCACCAGCGTCACATCACCATTCCAACCAGCGTGCCTCAGCAGCAGGTCTTTTCACTGGCCGAGCCCCCAAAACGAAAGCCTTATCACCTGTTGTACAACATCACCCGCAGCGCTTTTTTCAGGAAATGA